From a region of the Spelaeicoccus albus genome:
- the nadD gene encoding nicotinate-nucleotide adenylyltransferase — protein MVIKNRRVGVMGGTFDPIHNGHLVAASEVAAKYALDEVVFVPTGKPWQKASRTVTGAEHRYLMTVIATASNPQFTVSRVDVDRPGPTYTIDTLRDLRGYYRDAELFFITGADAVEQIISWKDSNELFDLAHFVGVTRPGHDLESSGIDDHHLSLLEIPALAISSTDCRSRVADGQPVWYLVPDGVVQYISKYALYRSDNA, from the coding sequence ATGGTGATCAAAAACCGCCGGGTCGGTGTCATGGGCGGCACTTTCGATCCCATCCATAACGGCCACCTCGTTGCTGCCAGTGAAGTCGCCGCCAAGTACGCACTTGACGAGGTCGTGTTCGTGCCGACCGGGAAACCGTGGCAAAAAGCATCCCGCACCGTCACCGGCGCGGAACACCGGTACCTCATGACGGTTATCGCGACGGCGTCCAACCCGCAATTCACGGTCAGCCGCGTCGACGTCGACAGGCCCGGCCCGACTTACACGATCGACACGCTGCGCGATCTGCGCGGGTATTACCGGGACGCGGAGCTGTTCTTCATTACGGGTGCGGACGCCGTGGAGCAAATCATTTCGTGGAAGGACTCGAACGAACTATTCGACCTCGCCCATTTCGTCGGGGTGACGCGGCCGGGACACGACTTGGAAAGTTCGGGAATCGACGACCACCATTTGAGCCTATTGGAGATCCCGGCGTTGGCGATCTCGTCGACCGACTGCCGTTCCCGGGTGGCCGACGGGCAACCGGTCTGGTACCTGGTGCCGGACGGCGTCGTCCAGTACATTTCCAAGTACGCGCTGTATCGGAGTGATAATGCCTGA
- the rplU gene encoding 50S ribosomal protein L21 — MVYAIVRAGGRQEKVAVGDVLTVDRVQAGAGETVNLAPVLLVDGETVTSTAADLAKVTVTAEVIEDLRGEKIVIQKFKNKTGYKKRQGHRQELTKLKVTGIK, encoded by the coding sequence GTGGTGTACGCGATTGTTCGTGCCGGCGGCCGGCAGGAAAAGGTGGCCGTTGGTGACGTGCTGACCGTTGACCGTGTTCAGGCCGGGGCCGGTGAAACCGTCAACCTCGCTCCCGTTCTATTGGTGGATGGCGAGACGGTGACGTCGACCGCTGCCGATCTGGCCAAGGTCACAGTGACCGCCGAGGTCATCGAGGACCTGCGCGGCGAGAAGATCGTCATTCAGAAGTTCAAGAATAAGACCGGTTATAAAAAGCGCCAGGGTCATCGCCAAGAGCTGACGAAGCTCAAGGTCACCGGCATCAAGTAA
- a CDS encoding Rne/Rng family ribonuclease, with translation MSDRDVSAAGAKSGDNTDNSEQTTSTEQQNNTETAGTPAATGQSAPKRRTSRKPKTTETTPNSSDRAPAAASADSGASDVANPEIKDSNVQADILADLQSFAAEHAAPSAASAKATESADSGASQPATTSRRKSTAKKPSSSAKKPASADSESAESAGNVAGEGAAESHAADTPSGARAHAKGKHTESDDTEPSARRARRAAIDPFAIPEEFAASHRSSNDAGTAAQHDDAHVDPAEDDTDQPATRLNTANAPAGLLFQAPAVEFAQPVRERRRDDTDADDDHGTDENSDEQAPQEQSQDDSTDESDDESGEKRPRRRRGGRGRRGKSKDDENESNEQSGDESESSKESSKKSDKDKDSDDQNSSKDSSKDSSKDSGKSSPDESSDSDDDSDGGSRKRRRRRRRSGDGEDGGRRSGKSDEVSGVKGSTRLEAKRQRRREGREAGRRRPVITEAEFLARRESVDRHMVVRQHGDLTQIAVLEDKLVVEHYVSQHQQASLIGNVYLGKVQNVLPSMEAAFVDIGRGRNAVLYAGEVNWDAVSMQGKTRRIEQALKPGDPVLVQVTKDPIGHKGARLTSQISMPGRFLVYVPGNSMTGISRKLPDTERSRLKKILRSALPSEAGVIVRTAAEGASEDELTRDVERLSSRWEKIQKKSTANSTLAPELLYSEPDLTVRVIRDVFNEDFKKLSISGDEAWTTISEYVESVAPDLAERLERWESDEDIFASYRIDEQITKALDRKVNLPSGGSLVIDRTEAMTVVDVNTGKFTGSGGNLEETVTKNNLEAAEEVIRQLRLRDIGGIIVIDFIDMVLESNRDLVLRRLIECLGRDRTKHQVAEVTSLGLVQMTRKRIGTGLVEAYSEPCEHCGGRGIILTGEASEKRPGANVSPIFANNSKSNRRRGRKDQQPDTSKKDEKADKAEKERDEEAEKAAAANREALAKVAAAAKKSHSEHHGESAEATADDTPATETNASTPGSSSRRRSGKNRSGKASEPQADKPAEPAAPAGAPEPPSEPQADKPAEPAAVAGAPEPPSEPQADDPNAPMMLGVGAKPVVMTKSEPKRRPRRAPKADTPKKQAEPVEPAGPVIMLGMESTEKSD, from the coding sequence ATGTCTGACAGGGATGTTTCAGCAGCCGGAGCGAAATCCGGCGATAATACCGACAACAGCGAACAGACCACCTCGACCGAGCAGCAAAACAACACCGAGACCGCCGGTACGCCGGCCGCCACCGGCCAGTCCGCACCAAAACGACGGACGTCGCGTAAGCCCAAAACCACCGAAACTACGCCGAACTCGTCGGACCGAGCACCGGCAGCCGCGTCGGCCGACTCCGGCGCAAGCGACGTCGCAAACCCGGAGATCAAAGACTCGAACGTCCAAGCGGACATTCTCGCCGACCTGCAGAGCTTTGCAGCCGAGCACGCAGCCCCGAGCGCGGCATCCGCGAAGGCAACCGAGTCGGCCGATTCGGGTGCCTCGCAGCCGGCAACGACATCCCGGCGCAAGAGCACTGCCAAGAAGCCGTCGTCATCCGCCAAGAAGCCGGCGTCGGCCGATTCCGAGAGCGCCGAGAGCGCGGGGAATGTCGCAGGCGAAGGCGCCGCCGAGTCCCACGCCGCGGACACGCCGTCCGGCGCCCGGGCCCATGCGAAGGGCAAGCACACCGAATCGGACGATACCGAGCCGTCCGCTCGACGCGCCCGCAGGGCCGCGATCGATCCGTTCGCCATTCCCGAGGAATTCGCTGCCTCACACCGGTCGTCGAACGATGCCGGTACGGCCGCGCAGCACGACGACGCGCACGTCGATCCGGCCGAGGACGACACCGACCAGCCGGCCACGCGATTGAACACGGCAAATGCGCCGGCCGGCCTGCTCTTTCAGGCACCCGCCGTCGAATTCGCCCAGCCGGTGCGAGAGCGGCGCCGGGATGACACCGACGCCGACGACGATCACGGCACGGACGAGAACAGCGACGAGCAGGCCCCGCAGGAGCAATCTCAGGACGACTCGACTGACGAATCGGACGACGAGTCGGGCGAGAAGCGTCCGCGCCGTCGTCGCGGCGGACGCGGACGGCGCGGCAAGTCGAAAGACGACGAGAACGAGTCGAATGAGCAGTCCGGCGACGAGTCGGAATCGTCAAAGGAATCCTCGAAGAAATCCGACAAGGACAAGGATTCCGACGACCAGAACTCGTCGAAGGACTCCTCGAAAGACTCCTCCAAGGACTCGGGCAAGAGTTCGCCCGACGAATCGAGCGACTCCGACGACGATTCGGACGGCGGATCGCGTAAGCGTCGACGTCGGCGTCGTCGTTCCGGCGATGGCGAAGACGGCGGGCGGCGCTCCGGCAAGAGCGACGAGGTGTCGGGCGTCAAGGGGTCGACCCGGCTCGAGGCCAAACGTCAGCGCAGGCGCGAGGGTCGCGAAGCCGGACGGCGTCGTCCAGTCATCACCGAAGCCGAGTTCCTGGCGCGCCGCGAGTCGGTGGACCGTCACATGGTGGTGCGCCAGCACGGCGACCTGACCCAGATCGCCGTGCTCGAAGACAAACTCGTCGTCGAACATTACGTGTCGCAGCACCAGCAGGCGTCGCTCATCGGCAACGTGTACCTGGGCAAGGTGCAGAACGTGCTGCCGAGCATGGAAGCCGCGTTCGTCGACATCGGCCGCGGCCGCAACGCCGTCCTCTACGCCGGCGAGGTCAATTGGGACGCGGTATCGATGCAGGGCAAGACGCGTCGCATCGAACAAGCGCTGAAACCGGGAGATCCGGTTCTGGTACAGGTGACCAAGGACCCGATCGGGCACAAGGGGGCCCGGCTGACGTCGCAGATCTCGATGCCCGGACGCTTCCTGGTCTACGTCCCCGGTAACTCGATGACCGGAATCTCGCGTAAGCTGCCGGACACCGAGCGCTCGAGGTTGAAGAAGATCCTCCGCTCGGCCTTGCCCAGCGAGGCCGGCGTCATTGTGCGCACTGCCGCAGAGGGCGCCAGCGAGGACGAGTTGACCCGCGACGTCGAACGTTTGTCCTCGCGGTGGGAAAAGATCCAGAAGAAGTCGACGGCGAATTCGACGCTGGCTCCGGAACTGCTGTACAGCGAACCGGATCTGACCGTGCGCGTGATCCGCGACGTGTTCAACGAAGACTTCAAGAAACTGTCGATCTCCGGCGACGAAGCGTGGACGACGATCTCCGAATACGTCGAGTCCGTCGCGCCCGATCTGGCCGAGCGCTTGGAGCGTTGGGAGAGCGACGAGGACATCTTTGCCAGCTATCGCATCGATGAACAAATCACGAAGGCGCTGGACCGAAAGGTCAACCTGCCGTCCGGCGGATCGCTGGTCATCGATCGGACCGAGGCCATGACAGTTGTCGACGTCAATACCGGTAAGTTCACCGGCTCGGGGGGCAACCTCGAGGAGACCGTCACCAAGAACAACCTTGAAGCGGCCGAAGAAGTCATCCGTCAGCTGCGACTGCGCGACATCGGCGGCATCATCGTGATCGACTTCATCGACATGGTGCTCGAGTCGAACCGCGACCTCGTGCTGCGCCGGCTCATCGAGTGCCTCGGCAGGGATCGCACTAAGCACCAGGTTGCCGAGGTGACGTCGCTCGGCCTCGTGCAAATGACGCGCAAGCGCATCGGCACCGGGCTGGTCGAAGCCTACAGCGAGCCATGCGAGCATTGCGGCGGCCGCGGAATCATCTTGACCGGTGAGGCCAGCGAAAAGCGCCCCGGCGCGAACGTCAGCCCGATCTTCGCGAACAACTCGAAGTCGAACCGCCGTCGCGGCCGCAAGGACCAGCAGCCCGATACATCCAAGAAGGACGAGAAGGCCGACAAGGCTGAGAAGGAACGCGACGAAGAAGCCGAAAAGGCGGCGGCAGCGAACCGCGAAGCGTTGGCAAAGGTCGCGGCCGCCGCCAAGAAGTCGCATTCCGAACACCATGGGGAATCGGCGGAGGCGACAGCTGACGACACGCCGGCCACCGAAACGAATGCGAGCACGCCCGGATCGTCGTCCCGCCGGCGCAGTGGCAAGAACCGCTCCGGCAAGGCCAGCGAGCCGCAGGCCGATAAGCCCGCCGAGCCCGCTGCGCCGGCCGGAGCGCCGGAGCCGCCCAGCGAGCCGCAGGCCGATAAGCCCGCCGAGCCCGCTGCGGTGGCCGGAGCGCCGGAGCCGCCCAGCGAGCCGCAGGCCGACGACCCCAATGCGCCAATGATGCTCGGCGTCGGTGCGAAGCCGGTTGTGATGACCAAGTCCGAGCCGAAACGTCGTCCGCGGCGTGCGCCGAAAGCGGATACGCCGAAGAAGCAGGCGGAGCCGGTCGAGCCGGCCGGGCCCGTCATCATGCTGGGGATGGAATCAACCGAGAAGTCCGACTAA
- a CDS encoding GNAT family N-acetyltransferase — translation MAVRAGDDRVILRDMEDGDIDPWCNWLLPHQEWHRWDAPYYPKPSVAEVEAMRTQMHRAAPAPQPAGLPDRLVIAGADNPDELLGVVTWYWESEETNWPRMGIAVYDPDVRGHGIGTSALRLWTTFLFGHPNASMRGAVRLDYATWSGNEPMVAVGRKLGFTEEARFRQARIVDGAFYDSVVMGVLRSEWQHRLD, via the coding sequence ATGGCGGTTCGGGCCGGCGACGATCGCGTGATCCTTCGCGACATGGAGGACGGTGACATCGATCCGTGGTGCAACTGGCTGCTGCCGCACCAGGAATGGCACCGGTGGGATGCCCCGTACTATCCAAAACCAAGCGTCGCGGAGGTCGAAGCGATGCGCACGCAGATGCACCGCGCGGCGCCGGCCCCGCAACCTGCCGGACTTCCCGATCGCCTTGTCATTGCGGGCGCCGATAATCCGGACGAGCTGCTGGGCGTCGTCACCTGGTATTGGGAGTCCGAAGAGACGAACTGGCCGCGCATGGGGATTGCCGTGTACGACCCGGACGTCCGGGGGCACGGGATCGGCACGTCGGCGTTGAGACTCTGGACCACGTTTTTGTTCGGCCATCCGAACGCGTCGATGCGCGGCGCCGTCCGGCTGGACTATGCCACCTGGTCGGGTAATGAACCGATGGTCGCGGTCGGGCGCAAACTCGGATTCACCGAGGAGGCACGGTTCCGGCAGGCGCGCATAGTCGACGGCGCGTTCTACGACTCCGTGGTCATGGGCGTTTTGCGGTCGGAATGGCAGCACCGATTAGACTAG
- a CDS encoding glutamate-5-semialdehyde dehydrogenase, which yields MTTSHAAAAPGDELDKRAVRGVERAARRSVKAAKALAVTDTATKNKALLSMAEAVIAESPRILGANARDVAAARESGMSTTMLDRLTLTDERLGDIAGALRDVAALPDPVGDVVRGSTLPNGIQLTQIRVPMGVIGVIYEARPNVTVDIAALGLKSGNAVMLRGGSAAIHSNEVLIDVLRWAVESVGLPADVFTGIDDYGRDGARALMRARDFVDLLIPRGGADLIRTVVQESLVPVIETGVGNVHVFLDSSADLKSSTEIVLNSKTQRPSVCNAAETLLVHEKAAKRLLPKLLSALDAAGVVIHGDAATGELAPDGVKVRRATRRDWVREYLGLEMAVAVVPGLDEAIAHIDAYSSGHTEVIVTNDLRSANKFTAAVDAAAVGVNVSTRFTDGGQFGLGAEVGISTQKLHARGPMGLSELTTTKWIVLGNGQIRGDAGGGAACS from the coding sequence ATGACGACCTCCCACGCTGCCGCCGCCCCCGGCGATGAACTGGACAAGCGCGCCGTCCGCGGCGTCGAGCGCGCTGCCCGGCGATCGGTCAAGGCCGCAAAGGCACTAGCCGTCACCGACACCGCCACCAAGAACAAGGCACTGCTGTCCATGGCGGAGGCGGTCATTGCCGAGAGCCCCCGCATCCTCGGCGCCAACGCGCGCGACGTGGCAGCTGCACGCGAGTCGGGGATGAGTACGACAATGCTCGACCGGCTCACGCTGACGGACGAACGGCTGGGCGACATCGCAGGGGCCTTGCGGGACGTCGCGGCCTTGCCCGACCCGGTCGGCGACGTCGTCCGCGGCTCGACGTTGCCCAACGGCATCCAACTCACGCAGATCCGCGTGCCCATGGGCGTCATCGGCGTCATTTACGAGGCCAGGCCCAATGTCACGGTCGACATTGCGGCTCTTGGGTTGAAGAGCGGCAACGCCGTCATGTTGCGCGGCGGCAGTGCCGCGATCCACAGCAACGAAGTGCTGATCGACGTGCTGCGGTGGGCGGTCGAATCGGTAGGGCTGCCGGCAGACGTCTTCACGGGGATCGACGATTACGGTCGCGACGGGGCCCGGGCACTGATGCGGGCCCGCGATTTCGTCGACCTGCTGATTCCCCGCGGCGGCGCCGACCTGATCCGAACAGTTGTGCAGGAGTCACTCGTCCCCGTGATCGAAACGGGCGTCGGCAATGTGCACGTGTTCTTGGATTCGAGCGCCGATTTGAAGTCGTCCACCGAGATCGTGCTCAATTCGAAAACCCAACGTCCCAGCGTGTGCAATGCCGCCGAGACGCTGCTGGTGCACGAAAAGGCCGCCAAACGGCTGCTCCCGAAGCTGCTGTCCGCGCTCGATGCGGCGGGCGTGGTGATTCACGGTGATGCGGCGACCGGCGAACTTGCGCCGGACGGCGTGAAGGTGCGGCGCGCCACGCGCCGCGACTGGGTGCGCGAGTACTTGGGGCTGGAGATGGCCGTCGCCGTCGTCCCGGGCCTCGACGAGGCCATCGCGCATATCGACGCGTACTCGTCCGGTCACACCGAGGTCATTGTGACGAACGACCTTCGATCGGCGAACAAATTCACTGCAGCCGTGGACGCGGCAGCGGTCGGGGTCAACGTGTCGACGCGGTTCACGGACGGCGGGCAGTTCGGTTTGGGTGCCGAAGTGGGCATTTCAACGCAAAAGTTGCATGCGCGCGGCCCGATGGGATTGTCGGAGCTGACGACGACGAAGTGGATAGTGCTTGGCAACGGGCAGATCCGCGGCGATGCGGGCGGCGGGGCCGCATGCTCGTGA
- a CDS encoding chorismate mutase has product MASVDGEVREKLIRMRSSIDNIDAALVHMLAERFKCTQAVGRLKAENHVPPADPGREVKQVARLRELAEESHLDPEFAEKFLNFIVAEVIHHHERIGRGGEPWPSAPGGD; this is encoded by the coding sequence GTGGCGTCCGTCGACGGCGAAGTCCGCGAAAAACTCATTCGGATGCGCTCGAGCATCGACAACATCGATGCGGCTCTCGTTCACATGCTTGCCGAACGGTTCAAGTGCACGCAAGCAGTGGGCCGGCTCAAAGCCGAAAACCACGTTCCGCCGGCCGATCCGGGGCGCGAAGTGAAGCAGGTGGCCCGGTTGCGCGAATTGGCCGAAGAGTCGCACCTGGATCCCGAGTTCGCCGAGAAGTTCCTGAACTTCATCGTGGCCGAAGTCATCCATCACCATGAGCGCATCGGTCGCGGGGGAGAGCCGTGGCCGTCTGCGCCGGGCGGCGACTGA
- the proB gene encoding glutamate 5-kinase, with the protein MNTSASELPGALVRHARAGIADAKRIVVKIGSSSLTSMSGGLDLGRLFALTNALSREHRAGREVILVSSGAIASGLSPLSMAKRPKNLAAQQAAASVGQGLLMARYNEALMSHDVLAGQVLLSADDLIRRTHYRNAQRALEKLLGMHVLPIVNENDTVATHEIRFGDNDRLAALVAHLVHADALVLLSDVDAIYTEPPGRPGSERVELVRGPADLAEVAVGGVGESGVGTGGMATKVRAAQIAAESGIPSVVGSAAHVGDIMSGGDVGTCFTITHRRRSTRLLWLAHLADVHGSVHVDAGAVRALRDGHKSLLAAGIVGVSGEFDAGDPIEIVGPDAVVARGLVNYSSEELPGMYGKSTKELVELFGPDHDREVVHRDDLIMTEPR; encoded by the coding sequence GTGAACACGTCCGCGTCAGAGCTTCCGGGCGCCCTGGTGCGGCATGCCCGCGCCGGGATCGCCGACGCCAAACGGATAGTCGTGAAGATCGGATCGTCGTCGTTGACGTCCATGTCCGGCGGCCTGGACCTGGGACGACTTTTCGCACTGACGAACGCCCTGTCGCGCGAACACCGGGCCGGTCGCGAGGTGATCCTGGTGTCCTCGGGTGCCATCGCATCCGGTCTGTCACCGCTCAGCATGGCCAAACGGCCGAAGAATCTGGCGGCGCAGCAGGCCGCGGCAAGCGTGGGCCAGGGCCTGCTGATGGCCCGCTACAACGAAGCCTTGATGAGTCACGACGTCCTGGCCGGCCAGGTGTTGCTCAGCGCGGACGACCTGATCCGCCGCACGCATTACCGCAATGCTCAGCGCGCGCTGGAAAAGCTGCTGGGCATGCACGTGCTTCCGATCGTGAACGAGAACGACACGGTTGCCACGCACGAGATCCGCTTTGGCGACAACGATCGGCTGGCCGCGCTGGTGGCGCACCTGGTGCATGCCGACGCGCTCGTGCTGCTCTCGGACGTCGACGCCATTTACACCGAGCCTCCGGGTCGACCCGGGTCGGAACGGGTCGAACTGGTCCGGGGACCGGCCGATCTGGCGGAGGTCGCCGTCGGCGGCGTGGGGGAGTCCGGCGTCGGTACCGGCGGTATGGCCACCAAAGTGCGGGCCGCGCAGATCGCCGCCGAGTCGGGCATCCCCAGCGTCGTCGGGTCGGCAGCGCACGTCGGCGACATCATGTCGGGCGGCGACGTCGGCACGTGCTTCACCATCACGCACCGAAGGCGCAGCACCCGGCTGTTGTGGCTTGCCCATCTTGCCGACGTGCACGGCAGCGTGCATGTCGACGCCGGCGCCGTCCGTGCGCTGCGGGACGGCCACAAGTCGTTGCTGGCCGCCGGCATCGTCGGGGTGTCGGGCGAGTTCGATGCCGGGGATCCGATCGAAATCGTCGGGCCCGACGCGGTCGTGGCACGCGGGCTGGTCAATTATTCGTCCGAGGAGCTGCCCGGCATGTACGGCAAGTCGACGAAAGAGCTCGTGGAGCTGTTCGGCCCCGACCACGACCGCGAGGTCGTGCATCGTGACGACCTGATCATGACCGAACCCCGGTAG
- a CDS encoding vitamin K epoxide reductase family protein has product MSDEFSLEWRRMLPGRITRVAARAIDESDRSDLHIPRTLRPRVLAILMIVTGVVGWYSSFALVMDKITLLENPKAALGCDLNPFISCGDVLGQWQASLFGFPNPIIGLGAYIVPIIIGTAVLAGVEFPRWIWLGLNIGVLLGAAFITWLFTQSVFAIAVLCPWCMLVWSMQIPLFVTVTLHNSAYGRFGRASTNAAVRAVTSAPWTIVALWYAVIVLSILFKFWGYWSRYL; this is encoded by the coding sequence GTGAGTGATGAATTTTCACTTGAATGGCGGCGGATGCTGCCGGGACGGATCACCAGGGTGGCAGCACGAGCGATAGACGAGTCCGACCGCAGCGATCTGCACATTCCCCGCACGTTGCGGCCGCGTGTGCTCGCGATCTTGATGATCGTCACGGGTGTCGTCGGCTGGTATTCGTCGTTCGCGCTGGTGATGGACAAGATCACTTTGTTGGAAAACCCCAAAGCGGCGCTGGGGTGCGATTTGAATCCGTTCATCTCGTGCGGCGACGTTCTCGGGCAGTGGCAGGCGTCGCTGTTCGGATTCCCCAACCCGATCATCGGCCTGGGCGCGTACATAGTGCCGATCATCATCGGCACGGCGGTGCTGGCCGGCGTCGAGTTTCCGCGCTGGATCTGGCTCGGGCTGAACATCGGCGTGTTGCTCGGGGCGGCCTTCATCACCTGGCTTTTCACGCAAAGCGTGTTCGCCATCGCCGTCCTGTGCCCGTGGTGCATGCTCGTGTGGTCGATGCAAATACCGCTGTTCGTCACCGTGACGTTGCACAATTCCGCCTACGGGCGGTTTGGCCGGGCTTCGACCAACGCGGCGGTCCGGGCGGTCACCTCGGCCCCGTGGACGATAGTTGCCCTATGGTATGCGGTGATCGTACTGAGCATCCTGTTCAAGTTCTGGGGCTACTGGTCGCGCTACCTGTAA
- the obgE gene encoding GTPase ObgE — MATQFVDSVKLFVSGGDGGHGCASVHREKFKPLGGPDGANGGRGGSVIFEVDPQTTTLLPYHHSPHRHAQNGGPGKGDMRHGADGDDLVLQVPDGTVVKSPDGEILMDMIGAGTRFVAAAGGRGGLGNAALASPRRKAPGFALLGEPGFEGEVLLEIKTVADIALVGFPSAGKSSLIAAMSAARPKIAEYPFTTLVPNLGVVQAGDVRYTIADVPGLIPGASQGKGLGLEFLRHVERCAALVHVLDCAALETDRDPASDLQQIEDELAAYSVDEALGGEEGLPPLNERPKLVVLNKIDVPDGRDLADIVRPDLEAAGYRVFDVSAASHEGLRQLSFAMADIVKADRERAARARADAPRVVVRPKPRGDAGFTVRRENTSDGPIFRVLGDKPERWVHQTDFANDEAVGYLGDRLARAGVEDELFRTGAVPGSTVVIGPGDGVIFDWEPTLVGGAEMLSGPRGTDLRLGDHHRPTREEKRREFHERMDAKAEARAEHEEQRRSGIWTGSPGPAESRTGTSSDAHESDDEHAGRDDAGGTDSGGAGS; from the coding sequence ATGGCCACCCAGTTCGTCGACAGCGTCAAGCTGTTCGTCTCCGGCGGTGACGGCGGGCACGGATGTGCCTCGGTGCACCGGGAGAAGTTCAAGCCGCTGGGCGGGCCGGACGGCGCGAACGGCGGCCGCGGCGGAAGCGTCATCTTCGAGGTCGACCCGCAGACCACGACGCTGCTGCCGTATCATCATTCGCCGCACCGGCACGCTCAAAACGGCGGTCCGGGCAAGGGCGATATGCGCCACGGAGCCGACGGCGACGACCTCGTGCTGCAGGTACCCGACGGCACGGTGGTGAAGAGTCCGGACGGCGAGATCCTCATGGACATGATCGGCGCCGGCACCCGCTTCGTCGCGGCCGCGGGAGGCCGCGGCGGCCTGGGGAACGCTGCACTGGCATCGCCGCGGCGCAAGGCTCCCGGTTTCGCATTGCTGGGCGAGCCGGGATTCGAGGGCGAAGTGCTTCTCGAGATCAAGACCGTCGCGGATATCGCGCTCGTCGGGTTCCCGTCGGCCGGCAAGTCGAGCCTGATCGCCGCCATGTCGGCGGCGCGGCCGAAGATCGCCGAATACCCTTTCACCACCCTGGTGCCGAACCTCGGCGTCGTGCAGGCCGGCGACGTCCGGTACACGATCGCCGATGTGCCGGGCCTGATTCCCGGAGCCAGCCAGGGCAAGGGTCTCGGACTGGAATTCCTCCGTCACGTTGAACGCTGCGCAGCGTTGGTGCACGTTCTCGACTGCGCTGCGCTGGAAACCGACAGGGATCCGGCCAGCGATCTGCAGCAGATCGAAGACGAACTTGCCGCTTATTCGGTCGACGAGGCGCTCGGCGGCGAGGAAGGCCTGCCGCCGCTCAATGAACGACCCAAACTCGTCGTGCTCAACAAGATCGACGTGCCGGACGGCCGCGACCTGGCCGACATAGTGCGCCCCGACCTCGAGGCCGCCGGATACCGAGTATTCGACGTGTCGGCAGCCAGCCACGAAGGCTTGCGGCAGTTGTCCTTCGCCATGGCCGACATCGTCAAGGCGGACCGGGAGAGGGCGGCTCGGGCGCGGGCGGACGCGCCGCGAGTCGTCGTCCGGCCGAAGCCTCGCGGCGACGCCGGATTCACGGTCCGCCGCGAGAACACGTCCGACGGGCCGATTTTCCGCGTTCTGGGGGACAAGCCGGAACGGTGGGTGCATCAGACCGACTTCGCCAACGACGAGGCGGTGGGATATTTGGGCGACAGGCTCGCGCGTGCCGGCGTCGAGGACGAGCTGTTCCGCACCGGAGCCGTCCCCGGGTCGACGGTGGTGATCGGTCCCGGCGACGGCGTGATTTTCGACTGGGAGCCCACACTGGTCGGCGGCGCCGAGATGTTGAGCGGCCCGCGCGGAACGGATCTGCGGCTCGGTGACCACCATCGGCCCACCCGTGAAGAAAAGCGTCGCGAATTCCACGAACGGATGGACGCCAAGGCCGAGGCCCGTGCCGAACACGAAGAACAACGGCGATCGGGCATCTGGACCGGCTCTCCCGGCCCGGCGGAAAGCCGGACGGGGACGTCGTCCGACGCGCACGAGTCGGACGACGAACACGCCGGCCGGGACGACGCGGGCGGAACCGACTCCGGCGGTGCCGGCTCGTGA
- the ndk gene encoding nucleoside-diphosphate kinase, whose translation MNPERSLILVKPDGVRRGLAGAILARIEAKGYELVAVELRTATDAELAAHYAEHEGKPFYAPLVDFMKSGPVLAIVAEGQGVIPGFRSLAGATDPTQAAPGTIRGDMGRDWGVKVQQNLVHGSDSPESATREIGIWFPNL comes from the coding sequence GTGAACCCCGAGCGTAGTTTGATCCTGGTAAAGCCGGACGGCGTCCGGCGCGGTCTGGCCGGTGCGATCCTGGCCCGCATCGAAGCCAAGGGCTACGAGTTGGTGGCCGTGGAGTTGCGAACGGCGACCGACGCCGAGCTGGCCGCTCACTATGCCGAGCATGAGGGCAAGCCGTTTTACGCGCCGCTTGTCGACTTCATGAAGTCCGGGCCGGTGCTGGCCATCGTGGCCGAGGGCCAGGGCGTCATTCCGGGATTCCGGTCACTGGCCGGAGCCACCGATCCGACTCAGGCCGCTCCCGGTACGATCCGCGGGGACATGGGCCGAGACTGGGGCGTGAAAGTGCAGCAAAACCTCGTGCACGGATCGGACTCGCCCGAATCGGCGACCCGTGAGATCGGCATCTGGTTCCCCAACCTCTGA
- the rpmA gene encoding 50S ribosomal protein L27, with the protein MAHKKGASSTRNGRDSNAQRLGVKRFGGQVVNAGEIIVRQRGTHFHPGQGVGRGGDDTLFALSAGAVEFGTKGGRKVVNIVEAAL; encoded by the coding sequence ATGGCACACAAAAAGGGTGCGAGTTCAACACGTAACGGCCGCGACTCGAACGCGCAGCGTCTCGGCGTGAAGCGCTTCGGCGGCCAGGTTGTCAACGCCGGGGAAATCATCGTGCGCCAGCGCGGCACGCATTTCCATCCCGGCCAGGGCGTCGGCCGCGGCGGCGACGACACGCTGTTCGCGTTGTCGGCCGGAGCCGTCGAGTTCGGCACCAAAGGCGGACGCAAGGTCGTTAACATTGTCGAAGCGGCCCTGTAA